From a region of the Trichoderma atroviride chromosome 6, complete sequence genome:
- a CDS encoding uncharacterized protein (EggNog:ENOG41), whose product MSNPIENMLQTGYFTTSRAKQGYSYVPRPMDSCLISVEKTIADHVEPCRASVDSPPRPVRLSTPPEPPVSRLAPRYYDDVPYYRSSKPPPPTVEDEVDSLAKEFGSCLKLVVEEEPQARGEVDQMPVLEEVFEYNPERRFVIVPGATPSSAPESETERRFVIVPGATPSSVPENETEDKALKDKDKFRQKKKAPVSSSSSPETQNRRKISEAENVKSDRLSASIPQLERRGSRQDLPRLETDVDENRTPTHHRSKSAVNAPRPEFSQNNRKYGEEYLSPQVTKHGSSGRDKTYNGYGKPPTHSSASLGEPSESRRDEDRYHRRSATATMEGRPDSGFEPLSRPMSHDRVNGSRPPDSNRPLRDELLRDSYASQKPPVTETLRAPSPSRFKDQNSPRNETFSNSYRRESPVIIDDDDHASVASSRRGGTSGRNSRSPSRVPTMPISSVNSLGLPEDWVPNRRMSTTFPLNQEKKLQGDRTPPVIHLPYPDDDDAIVAWPEESAGIEVARQSRADTASPVLMPPIPRIDDDHVAPDEKIIKSPTHKEPSVTTKAWQPPPFDPNKSGVRPDQTVGFYRRYSETRGHDEQSDFPNMPDCKRKEPVAGKMDWLTLPRTEFNICPDCYGHVFADTQYRTHFHPVLRPTGNAIACDFGSSPWYQIAWLLTLKHKVPDLQLFHHLAKIMFDSRDYPCPVERKVTRVWFTVKDPYTRRPVPEFAVCYQCAKTVETLFPNLTGVFIPLDPRNEPSRNCCSLHYTPQRKQFVLFFDAFETTSDKSYVTNRKVDVGDLSMMLTRLSTMDECREDRRVSDGYWYVMEYLPDFTVCGECYEAVVRPQRAEDNVIAQNFYLKPTKLPIATCQLYSARMRDVFKRACRNNDPQYLEGKARERLKIEKDVHSKFLSLVRDGRNSAWTDEQIDKLSREWKRWE is encoded by the coding sequence ATGAGCAATCCCATAGAGAACATGCTCCAGACGGGGTACTTCACCACGTCAAGAGCCAAGCAAGGGTATTCGTACGTCCCAAGACCTATGGATAGCTGCCTGATCTCGGTTGAAAAGACAATAGCTGACCACGTTGAACCTTGCAGAGCGTCTGTCGATTCCCCGCCGCGTCCTGTGCGCTTATCCACGCCACCAGAGCCGCCTGTATCTCGCCTCGCGCCGCGATATTACGACGACGTTCCATATTACCGCAGCTCAAAACCACCTCCACCCACCGTCGAAGATGAGGTTGATTCCCTTGCAAAGGAATTTGGCAGCTGCCTCAAGCTTGTTGTCGAGGAAGAGCCGCAGGCGAGAGGGGAAGTTGACCAAATGCCAGTCCTAGAAGAAGTTTTTGAATACAATCCAGAGCGTCGCTTTGTTATAGTGCCAGGCGCGACTCCGTCAAGCGCACCCGAAAGCGAGACTGAGCGTCGCTTTGTTATAGTGCCGGGTGCGACTCCGTCAAGCGTACCCGAGAACGAGACTGAGGACAAGGCTTTGAAAGATAAAGATAAATTTcgtcaaaagaagaaggcgccggtatcttcgtcttcttcaccagAGACACAAAATAGGAGAAAGATTAGCGAAGCCGAGAATGTGAAATCCGATCGTCTCAGCGCCTCTATTCCTCAGCTAGAGAGGCGGGGAAGCAGACAAGACCTGCCTCGGCTGGAGACAGACGTGGACGAGAACCGGACACCAACCCATCATCGAAGCAAATCTGCCGTCAATGCCCCCCGCCCGGAGTTCTCGCAGAACAATCGCAAGTATGGGGAGGAATATCTTTCGCCGCAAGTGACAAAACATGGATCGAGTGGCCGGGACAAGACCTACAATGGATATGGCAAACCGCCTACCCATAGTAGCGCTAGCCTGGGCGAACCAAGCGAGAGCagaagagacgaagacaGGTATCATAGACGAAGCGCAACAGCGACGATGGAGGGGCGACCGGACTCGGGTTTTGAGCCCTTGTCAAGGCCTATGTCGCACGATCGCGTCAACGGGTCTCGTCCTCCAGACAGCAATCGACCCCTTCGCGATGAACTCCTGAGAGATAGTTATGCTTCACAGAAGCCACCCGTAACCGAAACCTTGAGAgccccatcgccatccaggTTTAAGGATCAAAATTCTCCGCGGAACGAAACTTTCAGCAACTCTTATAGAAGAGAAAGCCCAGTTATCAttgatgacgacgaccaTGCATCTGTTGCATCATCACGCAGAGGTGGCACTAGTGGCCGAAATTCTCGCTCTCCTTCTAGAGTTCCAACGATGCCAATTTCGTCGGTGAATTCATTAGGGCTGCCGGAGGATTGGGTGCCTAATCGCCGCATGTCAACTACTTTCCCGCTCAatcaagagaagaagctccaaGGGGATCGAACGCCCCCAGTAATTCACCTTCCCTATccagacgatgacgatgcgaTTGTTGCTTGGCCAGAGGAGTCAGCAGGAATCGAAGTTGCGCGGCAATCACGGGCGGATACTGCATCGCCTGTTCTAATGCCACCAATTCCTCGGATTGACGATGACCACGTGGCACCGGACGAGAAAATTATCAAGTCTCCAACACATAAAGAGCCATCCGTGACAACGAAAGCGTGGCAGCCACCTCCATTTGATCCAAACAAATCCGGAGTGCGTCCTGACCAAACGGTTGGATTTTACCGGCGCTACTCTGAGACCAGAGGTCATGATGAGCAGTCAGATTTTCCAAACATGCCAGACTGCAAGCGCAAAGAACCAGTAGCCGGGAAGATGGATTGGCTTACACTCCCCAGGACAGAGTTCAATATCTGTCCTGACTGTTATGGCCATGTGTTTGCAGACACCCAGTACCGGACTCACTTCCATCCAGTACTACGACCAACAGGCAACGCAATTGCGTGCGACTTTGGTTCATCGCCTTGGTATCAGATAGCTTGGCTGCTAACACTGAAACATAAGGTGCCCGACTTGCAGCTATTTCATCATCTTGCAAAGATCATGTTCGATTCTCGCGACTATCCTTGCCCCGTCGAACGCAAAGTAACACGGGTTTGGTTCACCGTAAAGGACCCATATACAAGGCGGCCGGTGCCCGAATTTGCAGTATGCTATCAATGTGCGAAGACGGTAGAGACCCTATTCCCGAATCTCACAGGAGTTTTCATTCCACTTGATCCCAGGAATGAGCCATCGAGAAACTGTTGCTCTCTACATTATACGCCTCAGCGGAAACAGTTCGTGCTGTTCTTCGATGCTTTTGAGACCACATCGGACAAGAGCTATGTGACCAACCGAAAGGTAGACGTCGGTGACCTTTCTATGATGCTTACGCGATTGAGCACTATGGATGAGTGTCGCGAGGACCGCCGCGTGAGCGACGGCTACTGGTACGTGATGGAGTATCTACCGGATTTTACGGTCTGCGGGGAATGCTACGAGGCCGTGGTCCGGCCTCAGCGCGCAGAAGACAATGTGATTGCTCAGAATTTCTATTTGAAGCCGACCAAGCTGCCCATTGCAACGTGCCAGCTCTATTCTGCCAGGATGAGAGACGTTTTCAAGAGAGCTTGTAGGAACAATGATCCGCAGTATCTGGAGGGAAAGGCTCGAGAGAGGTTGAAGATTGAGAAGGACGTACACAGCAAGTTTCTCAGTCTTGTAAGAGATGGACGCAATAGCGCATGGACAGACGAACAGATTGATAAACTCAGCAGAGAGTGGAAGAGATGGGAATAA
- a CDS encoding uncharacterized protein (EggNog:ENOG41), whose protein sequence is MAKDDAQLDVLRSTEATPIAKLSPAILDAEALVIEGVITVTWPYSAVTKSIAFILAERDPLHRRDKGQLRVEFQGAAAKALADAHLGGGDEVRLSLDGVRWEENQAWMRRPGTLEWQMKFTNRLLLMIRRAENQDVDTISINVDDGEGDQESIEQPQTMSPSPSVEIEQTHFANPVPRTPLSVVPSKRYAYETLGPGEYTSPAFIKRARVSYGSLFEGGFDIFDEEEPPRSAKKKKKRRSLFNMNPTSWRYASRSPSPEAEEQPTEDEEQDEPTIANTETIMLEDREGAKETEKGDQLPAVQPQPVMVDHGCQTREMSSSPVSGVQIIAESKSTGILLQPTPTNPWKHPDMGRVLQQPSPLSFEAHDARARVHESEPIRQPEIPAPHSGFDMSMSIDPSLQSHEADVHHHQHSYNMMAAEMQPPPLQEHEAPSSQTHDGLAWVADTLAAAYHTMPTHDVHGFPQGSFARSSYTLRASPSDETHTLASAGYHGVGMHGYVQVNEAHTMLSSSFTQSGVEKPNPSYHGRREDDTETATVTATFGREGRSSPPQQDSSTDESQEEAEEDAQRGFYDWNRQNGDPEEAYDDEQYADQGSGEDEINEDDITESELEESGSDADYESGSEYEYESESRIHNEAAQPALYIPRPFIPIPRPAPAASKEPVVISLLSDSEDDDSDKPTAAVQAKKEQSEEPIPPEQYEANEQPSEQEDEVMDEDEDEDEDDDQDGYEDEDEVEVEDEIEDEDRDTDDYVEEGAGVDESLDENMDEIEDASDIEEVTEIKPVVSQSSKRPSMVSQLDGSNEVALLQHDEPDRSEISPFEMDHPNLILSPKSDKRRYVNIAETIAEAEDTVLLVSSPLADRTSPQPESVIANADNEEITTDIGMGSISKSRSPEPINTEKPTVPEEAKEAPIAQQQQEGEQEQEQKHEQELKRELEQPDAASSKSLDSGESAAEPSVHKLEIPADMAEVEETSILQSTTNDDQLMEDVDPVGLEIQPTSAESKTEDDDVAEPDMEMQDDLLNQLGKEAENVEIDLEKEIDQIDQATEEISPITTGELEVVASSPPPVTLTALSSMTPMAVPALDEQAATKQLSIPLEAREDDHEVYHDVADTVVTEEVPLAVDESVRTVDEDVDEPVYHDVEEDLEEDIQEDVEEDIQDDMGEDTGEDIGEDVEEDVAEDEYEDAREDGSDDNGDDDDTAIEQQLMAESQHYSTPQKAHDAPALSQPLEAIEETHECNHAHHHHAHHHHDHHTEQSAHERGSRRAEPEMLITVQSLRSHCRAKRVSSGSSDSFLIDPNASFAKGSPNKASQCLIGDEESLPQRSPRSSRSSPRSKAEPSVGNAALAKSSFQESKSPKEAGAPTSLRARRGVKGPTDASILLAQALSEPSERSPQQLNSPTESLRASRHKSDQPDPSSQLTAETSKDSQQQLEQENPQDAAYDASATPRRDVTPESTATGHNLRSPRKLAAGRPSSATSSVAEDVSITSLRLQLTKSLRTSLPDYLPLKFLRASLNKTADILAVVTATPREPHRPKSGPRDYMLELNLTDPSAAPTTVIIAHIFRPHKFTLPAVQAGDIVLLRRVQVVSMQGRGFGVRAGDASAWAVYEKDSKEMLPQIKGPPVEITNEEVEYVQGLKRWWSLQDDKSLAKIDKANQRMSQGGKDDTK, encoded by the coding sequence ATGGCAAAGGACGATGCCCAACTCGACGTGCTGCGCAGCACCGAGGCGACGCCCATCGCCAAGCTCAGCCCTGCCATTCTCGACGCAGAAGCTCTCGTGATCGAAGGCGTCATCACCGTGACATGGCCGTACAGCGCTGTGACCAAGTCAATCGCCTTCATCCTCGCCGAACGCGATCCCCTGCATCGACGCGACAAGGGCCAGCTCCGAGTCGAATTCCAAGGCGCCGCAGCCAAGGCTCTTGCAGACGCACATTTGGGAGGCGGCGATGAGGTGCGACTGAGCTTGGACGGGGTGCGGTGGGAGGAGAACCAGGCGTGGATGAGACGGCCGGGCACATTGGAGTGGCAGATGAAGTTTACCAATCGCCTGCTGCTAATGATCCGCAGGGCCGAGAACCAAGATGTGGACACAATCAGCATCAATGTGGACGATGGTGAGGGAGATCAGGAGTCGATAGAGCAGCCCCAGACAATGAGTCCTTCGCCTTCGGTCGAAATCGAGCAGACTCATTTCGCGAATCCCGTGCCACGAACGCCGCTTTCCGTCGTCCCATCAAAGAGATATGCCTATGAGACGCTGGGGCCTGGGGAATATACCTCTCCGGCATTCATCAAAAGAGCCAGAGTGTCGTATGGCTCGCTTTTTGAAGGCGGTTTTGATATctttgacgaagaagagcCTCCAAGgagcgccaagaagaagaagaagagaaggtcTCTATTCAACATGAACCCAACCTCCTGGAGATATGCCAGTCGGTCACCGTCCCCCGAGGCGGAAGAGCAGCCtaccgaagacgaagaacaAGATGAACCCACAATCGCGAATACCGAGACCATTATGTTGGAAGATCGTGAAGGAGCCAAAGAAACCGAAAAGGGCGATCAGTTACCAGCTGTCCAACCACAGCCGGTAATGGTAGATCACGGATGCCAAACTAGAGAGATGAGCTCCAGCCCAGTCAGCGGTGTTCAAATTATTGCCGAATCCAAATCAACGGGAATATTACTACAACCTACGCCAACCAATCCATGGAAACATCCGGACATGGGCCGCGTGCTCCAACAGCCATCGCCGCTCTCATTTGAAGCTCACGATGCACGCGCTCGAGTACACGAATCAGAACCTATCCGCCAACCGGAAATTCCTGCGCCGCATAGTGGATTTGATATGTCCATGAGTATAGACCCAAGTCTACAGTCGCATGAAGCGGATgttcatcaccaccagcattCGTACAATATGATGGCGGCTGAGATGCAACCGCCTCCACTGCAAGAACATGAAGCTCCCAGCTCCCAGACACACGATGGGCTAGCTTGGGTAGCCGATACATTGGCGGCAGCATACCATACGATGCCCACTCATGATGTGCATGGTTTTCCACAGGGAAGCTTTGCTCGATCATCTTACACATTAAGAGCTAGCCCTTCAGATGAAACGCATACGTTGGCATCTGCAGGATATCACGGCGTGGGAATGCATGGATATGTTCAAGTGAATGAGGCACACACTATGCTATCATCGTCCTTTACGCAAAGCGGTGTTGAAAAGCCTAACCCCAGCTATCATGGACGCCGCGAAGATGATACCGAGACTGCTACAGTGACCGCTACGTTTGGCAGAGAAGGCAGGTCAAGCCCCCCGCAACAAGATTCCAGCACAGATGAATcacaagaagaggcagaggaagatgctCAGCGCGGTTTCTACGACTGGAATAGGCAAAACGGGGACCCTGAGGAAGCATATGATGACGAACAGTATGCTGACCAGGGCTCTGGCGAAGACGAAATTAATGAGGATGACATAACAGAATCCGAACTTGAAGAATCAGGGTCTGACGCGGACTACGAATCGGGATCTGAATATGAATATGAATCAGAGTCCCGAATTCACAATGAAGCCGCGCAGCCGGCACTTTATATTCCAAGGCCATTTATTCCAATCCCGAGACCCGCTCCCGCTGCTTCCAAGGAGCCAGTTGTTATCAGCCTTTTGTCTGATTCTGAAGATGACGATAGTGACAAGCCCACTGCTGCCGTACAGGCTAAGAAAGAGCAGAGCGAAGAGCCCATACCGCCCGAGCAGTACGAGGCTAATGAGCAGCCAAGTGAACAAGAAGACGAAGTCatggatgaggacgaagatgaagacgaagatgacgaccAAGATGGatatgaagatgaagatgaagtcgaagTTGAGGATGAAATTGAGGATGAAGATAGGGACACGGATGATTATGTGGAGGAGGGCGCGGGCGTGGATGAAAGCTTGGATGAAAATATGGACGAAATCGAGGACGCATCCGATATTGAAGAGGTCACCGAGATCAAACCAGTGGTCAGCCAGTCATCCAAGAGACCCAGCATGGTGAGCCAGCTTGATGGCAGTAACGAAGTCGCTCTGCTTCAACACGACGAACCAGACAGAAGTGAAATCAGCCCCTTTGAAATGGACCATCCGAACTTGATACTGTCACCTAAATCTGACAAGCGCCGATACGTCAATATAGCGGAAACTAtagccgaggccgaggataCGGTACTTCTCGTCAGCTCTCCGCTCGCAGACAGGACCTCGCCACAGCCTGAATCCGTTATCGCCAACGCCGACAACGAAGAGATTACTACCGATATAGGGATGGGCAGTATCTCTAAATCACGATCACCAGAACCTATTAATACCGAGAAACCGACTGTTCCAGAAGAGGCTAAGGAAGCGCCGAtagctcagcagcaacaagagggagagcaggagcaggagcaaaAGCACGAACAAGAGCTTAAACGAGAACTGGAACAGCCAGATGCTGCCTCTTCAAAGTCCTTGGATTCTGGAGAATCGGCTGCTGAGCCATCTGTGCACAAATTAGAGATACCAGCGGACATGGCCGAAGTGGAAGAGACTTCGATCCTACAATCTACTACCAACGACGACCAGCTTATGGAGGATGTCGATCCTGTTGGCTTGGAGATACAGCCAACCAGCGCAGAATCGAAAacggaagatgatgatgttgctgAACCGGACATGGAAATGCAAGACGATTTGCTAAATCAACtcggaaaagaagctgagaaTGTCGAGATTGACTTGGAGAAGGAGATCGACCAGATCGACCAAGCCACTGAAGAAATTTCACCAATAACCACAGGAGAGCTTGAAGTCGTTGCATCATCACCGCCCCCGGTTACTCTGACTGCACTGTCTTCGATGACACCCATGGCTGTACCAGCTCTGGATGAGCAAGCGGCTACAAAACAGTTATCAATTCCACTAGAAGCTCGGGAAGATGACCACGAGGTTTACCATGATGTAGCCGATACAGTTGTAACGGAAGAGGTGCCACTGGCTGTAGATGAATCAGTTAGGACGGTGGACGAAGACGTGGATGAACCCGTTTACCACgatgtggaagaagacttggaagaagacatACAGGAAGACGTTGAGGAGGACATACAGGACGACATGGGGGAAGACACCGGGGAAGACATCGGGGAAGATGTGGAGGAAGATGTGGCGGAAGATGAGTATGAGGATGCACGAGAGGATGGAAGCGACGACaacggcgacgatgacgacacTGCAATCGAGCAGCAACTCATGGCTGAATCCCAGCATTATTCTACTCCGCAGAAGGCACATGATGCACCGGCTCTCTCACAGCCCCTAGAGGCAATTGAGGAAACTCATGAATGCAATCATGCTCACCATCACCAtgctcatcaccaccatgaCCATCACACAGAACAAAGCGCACATGAACGTGGCTCTCGCAGGGCAGAGCCTGAGATGCTAATAACAGTGCAGTCTCTTCGAAGCCACTGCCGTGCCAAACGAGTCTCCAGTGGTAGTTCTGATAGCTTCTTGATTGATCCAAACGCTTCGTTTGCCAAGGGCTCCCCTAATAAGGCGAGTCAATGTCTCATTGGGGATGAAGAATCACTCCCGCAGCGATCACCGCGGTCGTCGCGGTCGTCGCCACGGAGCAAGGCCGAGCCTTCAGTGGGTAATGCGGCACTTGCCAAGTCGTCCTTCCAGGAGTCTAAATCGCCAAAGGAAGCCGGTGCGCCGACATCGCTGCGCGCAAGACGCGGCGTCAAGGGCCCGACTGATGCCAGCATCCTACTAGCCCAGGCTCTTTCAGAGCCATCAGAGCGCAGTCCTCAGCAGCTAAACAGCCCAACAGAATCGCTGCGTGCTAGTCGTCATAAATCTGATCAGCCGGATCCGAGCTCGCAGTTGACAGCCGAAACCAGCAAGGActctcaacagcagctcgaGCAAGAGAATCCGCAAGATGCAGCTTATGACGCGTCAGCAACTCCACGTCGGGACGTTACCCCAGAGTCAACGGCCACAGGGCACAATCTGAGATCGCCCCGCAAACTCGCCGCCGGCAGGCCATCTTCTGCTACTAGCTCCGTGGCTGAGGATGTGAGCATCACATCTCTGAGGCTCCAACTGACTAAGAGTCTAAGAACAAGCCTGCCGGACTACTTACCACTCAAATTCCTGCGTGCCTCGTTGAATAAAACGGCCGATATTTTAGCCGTTGTCACTGCCACTCCGCGCGAACCACACCGACCGAAGTCTGGGCCCCGAGACTACATGCTCGAGTTGAACCTGACCGACCCCtcagcagcaccaacaaCAGTCATCATTGCGCACATCTTCCGGCCACACAAGTTTACTCTGCCTGCGGTCCAGGCCGGTGACATTGTGCTGCTGCGTCGCGTCCAGGTGGTGTCAATGCAAGGCAGGGGGTTCGGCGTCCGGGCCGGAGATGCCTCGGCATGGGCAGTCTACGAAAAAGACAGCAAGGAGATGCTACCGCAGATTAAGGGTCCGCCAGTAGAAATCACAAACGAAGAGGTTGAGTATGTACAGGGGCTGAAGAGGTGGTGGAGTCTCCAGGATGACAAGTCGTTGGCGAAGATCGATAAGGCGAATCAGCGAATGTCACAAGGCGGCAAGGATGATACGAAATGA
- a CDS encoding 60S ribosomal protein uL4 (BUSCO:EOG092D2Q04) codes for MASRPTVTIIGKDGAPSGATHTIPAVFASPIRPDIVKQVHTGMAKNKRQPYAVSEKAGHQTSAESWGTGRAVARIPRVSGSGTHRAGQAAFGNMCRSGRMFAPTKVWRKWHVKVNQGQKRYATCSALAASAAAPLLLARGHQIMTIPEVPLVVDSALVEGSSVARTAAALALLKAVGAGADLEKVKDSKKLRAGKGKLRGRRHRQRRGPLVVYNPEVDGKELVKGFRNIPGVETSPVSALNLLQLAPGGHLGRFIVWTSAAFKALDEIYGSTTTPSAHKRDFLLPSNVVSQADLTRLINSSEIQSSLNGPKGDAVTRRSAVQKKNPLRNKQVLLRLNPYAKVFSQESQKKQE; via the exons ATGGCTTCACGACCTACCGTCACTATCATCGGCAAGGATGGTGCTCCCTCTGGAGCTACCCACACCATTCCCGCCGTCTTCGCCAGCCCTATCCGACCGGATATCGTGAAGCAGGTTCACACTGGCATGGCCAAGAACAAGCGCCAGCCTTATGCCGTCAGCGAGAAGGCCGGTCACCAGACCTCTGCTGAGTCTTGGGGAACTG GTCGTGCCGTTGCCCGTATCCCTCGTGTCTCTGGTTCCGGTACTCACCGTGCTGGTCAGGCCGCCTTCGGTAACATGTGCCGATCTGGTCGCATGTTCGCCCCTACCAAGGTCTGGCGCAAGTGGCACGTCAAGGTCAACCAGGGCCAGAAGCGATATGCCACCTGCTCTGCCCTGGCTGCTTCTGCCGCCGCCCCTCTCCTGCTCGCCCGTGGCCACCAGATCATGACCATCCCCGAGGTTCCCCTGGTTGTCGACTCTGCTCTCGTTGAGGGCAGCTCCGTTGCCCGCACTGCCGCtgccctcgccctcctcaAGGCCGTCGGCGCCGGTGCTGACCTCGAGAAGGTCAAGGACTCCAAGAAGCTCCGTGCCGGTAAGGGTAAGCTCcgtggccgccgccaccgccagcgccgTGGTCCTCTGGTTGTCTACAACCCCGAGGTCGATGGCAAGGAGCTCGTCAAGGGCTTCCGCAACATCCCCGGTGTTGAGACCTCCCCCGTCTCTGCCCTCaacctcctccagctcgcccCTGGTGGTCACCTCGGCCGATTCATCGTCTGGACCTCTGCTGCTTTCAAGGCTCTTGACGAGATCTACGGCTCCACCACCACTCCTTCTGCTCACAAGCGGGACTTCCTCCTGCCTTCCAACGTCGTCTCCCAGGCCGACCTTACTCGTCTGATCAACAGCAGCGAAATCCAGAGCTCCCTCAACGGCCCCAAGGGCGATGCTGTTACTCGACGATCCGCCgtccagaagaagaacccTCTGCGCAACAAGCAGGTCCTCCTGCGCCTGAACCCTTACGCAAAGGTCTTCTCCCAGGAGTctcagaagaagcaggagtaa
- a CDS encoding uncharacterized protein (EggNog:ENOG41) — MGGIWSSPAVGTAVAVPATHRQQQRQPFHVKKVAIIGAGPAGLAAARYLNAQGAVDSITIFEQQDQVGGVWYYSGLAPKEVPVPQQDPFWGPEPSIWPEGAPAPIFPSPMYERLHANIPGCLMQFHDTAFPADEWLFPKREAIQEYLVRYAEDLKHLIKFRHQVTQVHVETQDGRDQWHLEASSTLNDGEVVRETYDAVVVANGHYSVPFVPSIKNLQEFNKAHPTIISHSKQYRKNEHFRGKKVVVVGNGPSGLDIAYQINEVADRTLMSVRHPTSPDKISHIGCEEVPEIVEFLPDQRGVLFKDGSKEIDIDYIVFCTGFLFGYPFLNSLGHKIITSGRGIHGLYQHTFLIEHPTLVFPALNMKSVPWPLAEAQAAAFSAVWANDLALPSDDEMNKWSKELEEARGEVLHTYPELGDDGKHINEFYDWVNKAKHVGKQPPHWEGEQFWQRKLAPQAKTKFEEDGCRAKTLADLGYHYEPDKE; from the coding sequence ATGGGCGGCATCTGGTCAAGCCCTGCCGTTGGCACCGCAGTGGCCGTGCCAGCAACGCatcggcagcaacagcggcagCCCTTCCACGTCAAGaaagtcgccatcatcggcgcAGGGCCGgctggcctggctgctgccagatACCTCAACGCCCAAGGCGCCGTCGactccatcaccatcttcgaGCAGCAGGATCAGGTCGGCGGCGTCTGGTACTACAGCGGCCTTGCGCCGAAGGAGGTGCCCGTGCCGCAGCAGGATCCGTTCTGGGGCCCGGAGCCGTCCATCTGGCCTGAGGGAGCACCGGCGCCAATCTTCCCTTCGCCCATGTACGAGAGGCTTCATGCGAATATTCCCGGATGCCTGATGCAGTTTCACGATACGGCGTTTCCGGCGGATGAGTGGCTGTTCCCCAAAAGGGAGGCGATTCAAGAATATCTTGTTCGTTATGCTGAGGACCTGAAGCATCTTATCAAATTCCGCCATCAAGTGACGCAGGTCCACGTAGAAACTCAGGATGGCAGAGATCAGTGGCATTTGGAAGCATCGTCTACGTTGAATGATGGTGAAGTCGTCCGGGAGACGTATGATGCCGTTGTCGTTGCCAATGGTCACTACTCAGTGCCTTTCGTACCCTCCATCAAGAACTTACAGGAGTTCAACAAAGCCCACCCTACCATCATCAGCCATTCAAAGCAGTATCGAAAGAATGAGCACTTCAGAGGGAAGAAGGTTGTGGTCGTCGGCAATGGGCCGTCTGGTCTCGACATAGCCTATCAAATCAATGAAGTGGCCGACAGAACGCTCATGTCCGTACGACATCCCACATCGCCCGACAAAATCTCTCACATTGGGTGTGAAGAAGTCCCCGAAATAGTCGAATTCTTACCAGACCAGCGAGGCGTTCTTTTCAAAGATGGAAGTAAAGAGATAGATATAGATTACATTGTGTTCTGCACTGGATTCTTGTTTGGCTACCCTTTCCTCAACAGCCTCGGCCACAAGATTATCACATCCGGGCGCGGTATTCATGGGCTCTATCAGCACACGTTTCTCATCGAGCATCCGACATTGGTTTTCCCAGCCCTAAATATGAAGTCTGTTCCATGGCCCCTCGCAGAAGCACAGGCAGCGGCATTCTCAGCGGTATGGGCCAATGATCTGGCACTGCCCTCTGACGACGAGATGAACAAATGGAGcaaagagctggaagaggcacGAGGGGAGGTACTACACACATACCCGGAATTAGGGGACGATGGCAAGCACATCAACGAGTTTTACGATTGGGTAAATAAGGCGAAACACGTGGGCAAACAGCCTCCACACTGGGAAGGCGAGCAGTTTTGGCAGAGGAAACTAGCTCCGCAGGCCAAGACCAAatttgaagaagacggatgTAGAGCCAAGACTCTGGCTGATCTTGGTTACCATTATGAGCCTGACAAAGAATGA